A region from the Pelobates fuscus isolate aPelFus1 chromosome 3, aPelFus1.pri, whole genome shotgun sequence genome encodes:
- the RNF167 gene encoding E3 ubiquitin-protein ligase RNF167: MESVFLSGLRLKTLTFIVITVCSLPVTNSFICAYMDRNSSLPQIFDDLPAMFGFSLPLDGLRGYLVGAEPANACTPIQPPPVMDNKTIFFALIQRFDCNFDIKVLHAQQAGFQAAIVHNVNSEKLLNMMWNDEKIRKNVKIPSVFVGESSGKELLSHYSYYDNAIVFMVPEYNFSLGYYLIPFIVVVALVIIVMCIVMVVRCLQHRKRMRRNRLSKEQLKKLPIHKFKKGDEYDVCAICLEEYEEGDKLRVLPCSHAYHCMCVDPWLTKTKKSCPVCKHRVLRSEDDSDSESGGVEPGDGDNVEENDNERTPLLRPSPSFGSMADSPTAIQNEAEVEPPRAVSV; encoded by the exons ATGGAGTCTGTATTCCTGTCAGGACTTCGCCTGAAAACACTGACCTTCATCGTAATTACTGTCTGCAGCCTTCCAGTAACAAATTCATTCATCTGTGCG TACATGGATCGCAATAGTTCCCTTCCACAGATTTTTGATGATCTCCCTGCGATGTTTGGATTTTCTTTGCCCTTAGATGGGCTGAGG GGGTATCTAGTCGGAGCTGAGCCCGCCAATGCCTGCACCCCTATCCAGCCCCCGCCAGTGATGGACAATAAAACCATATTCTTTGCTTTGATCCAGAGGTTCGACTGCAATTTTGATATTAAG GTACTGCACGCACAGCAGGCCGGTTTTCAAGCTGCCATTGTACACAATGTGAACTCAGAGAAGCTGCTAAATATGATGTGGAATGATG aaaaaatccgtaaaaatgtCAAAATCCCTTCTGTGTTTGTTGGAGAATCTTCTGGGAAGGAGCTGCTTAGCCATTACTCCTACTATGATAA CGCCATTGTCTTCATGGTCCCGGAGTATAACTTCTCGCTGGGAtattatctcatccccttcattGTGGTCGTAGCTCTGGTGATCATCGTCATGTGTATCGTCATG GTAGTGCGCTGTTTGCAGCACAGAAAGAGGATGCGCAGGAATCGCCTGTCTAAGGAACAGCTAAAGAAACTCCCCATCCACAAATTTAAAAAAG GTGATGAATATGATGTCTGTGCCATCTGTCTGGAGGAATACGAGGAGGGCGACAAACTGCGTGTGCTGCCATGTTCCCATG CGTACCATTGCATGTGTGTTGACCCCTGGCTGACCAAGACTAAGAAGAGCTGTCCTGTGTGCAAACATCGTGTCCTGCGATCGGAGGACGACTCTGACTCTGAGAGCGGTGGGGTGGAACCTGGAGATGGTGACAACGTAGAGGAAAACGATAATGAGCGGACCCCTCTCCTTCGACCCTCTCCTTCATTTGGCAGCATGGCCGATTCCCCCACAGCTATCCAGAATGAAGCAGAGGTCGAACCTCCCCGGGCAGTCAGCGTCTGA